In one window of Mercurialis annua linkage group LG4, ddMerAnnu1.2, whole genome shotgun sequence DNA:
- the LOC126678401 gene encoding protein MAINTENANCE OF MERISTEMS-like: MSDSNRESGQQQPTRSEWVRSSGGRPPEKCDDKSHISGGRAMSSRTQPGAQWLDTASPAETCGLPPHFSDGRPPSCRSLSCSQQPDRGKGSLIPTDIEGSGARHIRTGNVAASQRRQRDQSRTTDSDDGWPDIFQSDDDPQSLDEPAHRPPSRRRTDSSSVESTGRSQVDGWIVRAPVPGGHHDGTVIPSFLGHVASKIWEGEFRGMLKCQNRYSACQKLVLWYKETSEEVRNLINLTGLAHLPDTILTLALFHMPFGEMTITLHDVWYILRIPVEGSLITDTPYKLDLQRSCAEILGISVERLASGGHLAQGGIFIESVIELCSQGAAGEAETEAIAWIWLTLGCTLFVDKSGHRFRPACLWEVRDGLGDAPSHSWGSATLAYLYRQLGVASRGDCQGLSGCLTLLQAWIYEYFPCFRPNREQLILDLVSPRASTWSVSSSERADTRVFALRTRLDQLTADEVTWLPFGIDPAITVPRTAYMGWIQYRDI, translated from the exons ATGTCGGATTCTAACCGAGAAAGTGGACAACAACAACCG ACGCGATCCGAATGGGTCCGCAGCAGCGGCGGACGTCCGCCGGAGAAGTGCGACGATAAGTCGCACATCTCCGGCGGACGTGCGATGTCCAGCCGGACGCAACCCGGCGCCCAATGGTTGGACACCGCAAGTCCGGCGGAGACGTGCGGCTTACCGCCGCACTTCTCCGACGGACGCCCACCCTCCTGTCGTAGTTTATCG TGTAGTCA ACAACCTGATAGAGGAAAGGGTTCATTGATACCTACGGATATTGAGGGGTCGGGAGCTCGACATATCCGGACCGGTAATGTGGCCGCCTCACAACGACGACAGAGAGACCAGTCGAGGACTACTGATTCAGACGATGGTTGGCCCGATATCTTCCAGAGTGATGATGATCCGCAAAGTTTAGACGAGCCAGCACACCGCCCTCCCTCCCGTCGTAGGACCGATTCATCGTCCGTAG AGTCGACTGGACGATCTCAGGTTGACGGCTGGATCGTTCGTGCTCCAGTGCCGGGTGGACACCATGACGGCACTGTGATTCCTAGTTTTCTTGGTCATGTTGCTTCCAAGATATGGGAGGGGGAGTTTAGAGGCATGCTGAAGTGCCAGAACAGATACTCTGCTTGTCAGAAGTTGGTGCTGTGGTATAAGGAAACATCAGAAGAAGTTAGGAATCTGATAAACCTTACCGGTTTGGCGCATCTCCCAGATACTAT CCTGACACTAGCTCTTTTTCACATGCCATTTGGGGAGATGACTATTACGCTGCATGACGTTTGGTATATACTCCGCATTCCAGTCGAGGGATCTTTGATTACTGATACGCCCTATAAGTTAGATTTGCAGCGTTCTTGTGCAGAGATTTTAGGTATCAGTGTAGAGAGATTAGCTTCTGGGGGGCATCTGGCGCAGGGAGGGATTTTTATTGAGTCGGTAATCGAGTTGTGTAGTCAGGGTGCTGCGGGTGAGGCTGAGACTGAGGCCATTGCTTGGATTTGGTTGACTTTAGGTTGCACCTTATTTGTTGATAAGAGTGGACACAGGTTCAGACCGGCATGCCTTTGGGAGGTTAGGGATGGGTTAGGGGACGCGCCTTCTCATTCTTGGGGCTCCGCTACACTGGCGTACCTGTATCGGCAGCTAGGAGTGGCTTCTAGGGGTGATTGTCAGGGGTTGTCTGGTTGTCTGACACTACTTCAGGCATggatatatgaatattttccatGCTTTCGACCAAACCGTGAGCAACTGATTCTCGATCTTGTTTCTCCTCGAGCTAGCACTTGGAGCGTATCATCTTCTGAGAGAGCGGATACCCGGGTTTTTGCATTACGCACCCGTTTAGACCAGCTTACTGCGGACGAG GTGACGTGGCTGCCTTTTGGCATCGATCCTGCTATCACCGTTCCCAGGACTGCATACATGGGCTGGATACAGTACAGGGACATCTAA
- the LOC126678400 gene encoding uncharacterized protein LOC126678400 has translation MEHPTFVPNCHCNQPAVLKTAWTQANPGRRFFGCHGYQSGGGCDYFYWFDQALPSRTKSILAGLLEKVEKNETENKKAWNWTYVKYFVVMVIGFYLGRCSCK, from the exons ATGGAGCATCCAACGTTTGTTCCCAACTGCCATTGCAATCAACCTGCTGTGCTGAAAACAGCTTGGACTCAAGCTAACCCTGGAAGGCGTTTCTTTGGGTGCCACGGTTAtcag TCAGGAGGTGGGTGTGACTACTTCTACTGGTTTGATCAAGCATTGCCCAGTAGAACAAAATCTATCTTAGCTGGATTGCTGGAAAAGGTTGAGAAGAATGAGACTGAAAATAAGAAGGCTTGGAATTGGACTTATGTGAAGTATTTTGTTGTTATGGTTATTGGTTTTTATCTAGGAAGATGCAGCTGCAAGTGA
- the LOC126678404 gene encoding uncharacterized protein LOC126678404 encodes MSELTKDKRRGPPKEGPGNGSRGKSKPIIAEADFEESGQRNVRKRGVSASVRRHKKGAPAIEGASETPVDDQIQDDRMEDDDMEDRRIDDADFETSEDESLGPIVNIRRKKGKDGRFIAETSSDK; translated from the exons ATGTCGGAATTGACGAAAGATAAAAGACGGGGACCTCCG AAAGAAGGACCCGGTAATGGTAGCAGGGGAAAGAGTAAGCCTATTATAGCTGAAGCTGATTTTGAGGAGTCGGGACAGCGAAATGTTCGAAAGCGTGGTGTGAGTGCCTCAGTCCGACGACACAAGAAGGGGGCTCCTGCTATTGAGGGAGCTAGTGAGACGCCAGTCGATGATCAGATACAGGATGATCGGATGGAGGATGATGACATGGAAGACCGCCGGATAGACGATGCTGATTTTGAGACTTCTGAGGACGAGAGTTTAGGACCAATCGTGAACATTCGACGGAAAAAGGGGAAAGATGGACGGTTTATTGCTGAAACGTcatcagataaataa
- the LOC126678403 gene encoding protein MAINTENANCE OF MERISTEMS-like, translating into MLIVVIVISVTSRRARTEIPAWTVSDPVPGGPEDGSIIPSFLGHVAYGIWTGKEERGTLKCQSRHAVCKRLSAWHHDASDEVKHLIAESGLGHLPDIMFSHLDIPLLSAFVERWQPDTNSFHLPFGEMTITLHDVWIILRIPVDGKVVSDKPGKQLLLASCVEILGISMDDLLANSTKHYENGGVLIESIFRNCGRGLSAEVEAIAWMWLTLGCTLFVDKTGHRVKPACLWEVRDGVADAKDYSWGSATLAYLFRQLGIASRGDCHSLSGCLTFLQAWIYEYFPCFRPQRDRLITEIGTPRACSWSVSGTECTEIRLQSLRARIDSLTADEVSWLPFGGDPAAVLQRTAYMGWIVYRDIVEPYMSARFVRQLGYVQSIPSPILRPEKAVRAWNSKLYNVEMAQIGAVDGWQGFPMTCMLPLTLLEPATVLAGACHPAYLEWYARFSHPQVLSSDVTASRGRPSRSNIDYWVNRFSSLSQRNLTRITAASAPFAIPEIDHSISESTTDLERLIAD; encoded by the exons atgttaattgttgtaattgtaatttcAGTGACGAGTAGAAGAGCCAGGACTGAAATACCTGCTTGGACTGTTAGTGATCCAGTGCCAGGTGGACCTGAGGACGGGAGTATTATTCCCAGTTTCCTTGGACATGTCGCTTATGGAATATGGACAGGGAAGGAGGAGCGAGGCACTCTGAAGTGTCAGAGTAGACATGCAGTTTGTAAGAGGCTGTCAGCATGGCATCATGACGCCTCAGACGAGGTCAAACACCTGATAGCCGAGAGTGGTTTGGGGCATCTCCCTGATATTATGTTCAGTCACTTGGATATTCCGCTCCTTTCTGCATTTGTGGAGCGATGGCAGCCTGATACTAACTCTTTTCACCTGCCATTCGGGGAGATGACCATTACACTGCATGACGTGTGGATTATTCTCCGTATTCCTGTGGACGGAAAAGTGGTTTCAG ATAAGCCCGGGAAACAGTTGTTGCTTGCCTCCTGTGTAGAGATTTTAGGGATCTCTATGGATGACTTGTTAGCTAATTCGACGAAGCATTATGAAAATGGAGGGGTTCTGATTGAGTCCATTTTTAGGAATTGTGGACGGGGTTTGAGTGCTGAGGTTGAGGCAATAGCGTGGATGTGGCTGACGCTAGGTTGCACTCTTTTCGTCGATAAGACTGGCCACCGGGTTAAACCAGCCTGTCTTTGGGAGGTTAGGGATGGAGTCGCAGACGCGAAGGATTATTCTTGGGGTTCTGCTACACTGGCCTATTTATTTCGTCAGTTAGGAATCGCCTCCAGAGGCGACTGCCACAGTTTGTCTGGGTGTCTGACATTTCTCCAGGCTTGGATATACGAGTATTTTCCATGTTTCAGACCCCAGCGAGATAGGCTAATTACAGAGATTGGCACTCCTCGAGCGTGTAGTTGGAGTGTATCCGGGACAGAGTGCACAGAGATCCGGCTTCAGTCATTGCGTGCCCGCATAGACAGTTTGACTGCCGACGAG GTGTCGTGGCTTCCCTTTGGTGGTGACCCTGCTGCAGTCCTTCAGCGGACTGCTTACATGGGTTGGATAGTGTACAGGGACATTGTTGAGCCGTACATGTCCGCCAGATTTGTACGTCAGCTGGGGTATGTGCAGAGCATACCGTCGCCTATTCTTCGGCCGGAAAAGGCCGTTAGGGCGTGGAATTCAAAGTTGTACAATGTGGAGATGGCTCAGATTGGTGCGGTCGACGGCTGGCAGGGTTTTCCTATGACTTGCATGCTTCCTTTGACGTTGCTCGAGCCAGCCACTGTTCTTGCTGGAGCTTGCCATCCCGCGTACTTGGAGTGGTACGCACGATTTTCCCACCCGCAGGTCCTTAGCTCTGACGTTACAGCTTCACGAGGCCGTCCTTCTCGCTCCAACATTGATTAT TGGGTAAATCGTTTCAGTTCCCTGAGTCAGAGAAATCTCACGCGTATCACTGCGGCTAGTGCGCCGTTTGCCATTCCGGAGATAGATCATAGCATATCTGAGTCGACCACTGACTTGGAGCGACTCATTGCAGACTGA
- the LOC126678402 gene encoding PKS-NRPS hybrid synthetase cheA-like — protein sequence MTDNARNSSGNEYPPSETSVSGFAEVHLEDYGSDGIDYSERFFYENGFESDTEAINWAKGISIRIGFELVISSHKKGGLVKLLRCCRGERYRGSHTDLDSFARKNTKTKACQCPFRIMVKFINGTWTVLVKSGISSMHNHALAVYPEGHRQMSGLSAAAKMIVRDMSAAQAKPCAILAAVQEKFPSDNPTRRQVYNYRDNLRKSSFEDRDMVGQFFHLALTHNYLHWTLSEESTGVLTHLFMSHPDSVRLVRTYPWVIGMDSTYKTNKYHMPFFEIIGMTPSNKNFLIAYAIMKDETEGSYRWVLERLRFLIGDHLQPTCIFTDRELGLLKPVKELFPHTPHLLCTWHINKDVEDKVFKLCGRDTAITDTFMNGSWKKLIKAQTEEQYVAALTTVKMRTRAFPAVMQYLDRTWLGHKEKFVSCWTNKVLHFGNTTTCRVESAHAQLKQWLNSSTGALNTVWTKVDCVIQSQLTDIRKTLEGSRQTIGVHRRGYPYDHVSYKVSHYCLDLVAKELRRMRELSCDVLVRCGCVLRTTHQIPCACELKAVIDAGTILDSIHSFWKTLVIGDGVETSEQADYAAFQSEDHRYFCGVVEEVMSQDPSIVRDISHIINERLHPEESAYLEPEVKSTVRGRPKGSTSTKRNQSVWEYSRGRGRAKSSQGRGYSAPTSDFIPNSELIPGIILPFVTKYVDVDGDGNCGFRVVADYIYGDQNKWGFIRRSIANELAGNPGLYDGLCSDGIQAAISRIRWEGEACGRDHWMQVIDDLFPIATLFNVAVIFINGATNSQPGFGTCTILPLHSSDIDSRPLREIVILFLGRYAHFVRLDLCDNFPVPPIASLWFTNRDATVEYLEGLYVLRRAQWQRLLDAYV from the exons atgacggataacgcTCGTAATTCGTCGGGAAACGAATATCCACCATCTGAAACTAGCGTATCCGGATTTGCCGAG gttcatttagaagattatggcAGTGACGGTATCGATTACAGTGAACGGTTTTTTTATGAAAACGGGTTTGAAAGTGATACCGAAGCAATAAATTGGGCAAAGGGAATTTCTATACGGATTGGGTTTGAGCTGGTTATTTCGTCTCACAAGAAAGGGGGGTTGGTAAAACTTTTGAGATGTTGTCGGGGTGAGAGATATAGAGGGTCGCACACAGATTTAGATTCTTTTGCACGAAAGAATACGAAGACGAAGGCCTGCCAATGCCCTTTCAGGATTATGGTGAAATTTATTAATGGCACATGGACTGTTCTTGTGAAGTCTGGGATTTCAAGTATGCACAATCATGCGTTAGCTGTGTATCCTGAGGGACACCGTCAGATGAGCGGACTGAGCGCTGCGGCCAAAATGATTGTGCGGGATATGAGTGCGGCACAAGCTAAGCCGTGTGCTATTTTGGCGGCTGTTCAAGAAAAATTTCCATCTGACAACCCTACAAGAAGACAAGTTTATAATTACAGAGATAATTTGAGAAAGTCCAGCTTTGAGGATAGAGATATGGTAGGTCAGTTTTTTCATTTGGCTCTGACGCACAACTATTTACACTGGACGCTTTCTGAGGAGAGCACAGGTGTGTTGACCCATCTTTTCATGTCGCATCCTGACTCCGTGCGGTTAGTCCGAACTTACCCCTGGGTGATCGGTATGGACTCCACGTATAAGACCAACAAATACCACATGCCTTTCTTTGAGATTATCGGTATGACTCCTTCTAACAAGAACTTCttaattgcatatgcaattatgaaggATGAGACTGAGGGGAGTTACAGATGGGTGTTGGAAAGGTTGAGGTTTTTGATTGGCGACCACCTACAGCCGACTTGTATTTTTACTGATCGAGAGTTGGGGCTGCTTAAACCAGTGAAAGAGTTATTTCCACATACCCCTCATCTGCTTTGTACGTGGCACATAAATAAGGATGTAGAAGACAAAGTGTTCAAACTGTGTGGGAGAGACACCGCAATAACTGATACTTTCATGAATGGGTCGTGGAAGAAACTTATTAAGGCTCAAACAGAGGAACAATACGTAGCAGCTTTGACCACTGTGAAAATGCGGACTAGAGCGTTTCCAGCTGTGATGCAATATCTTGACCGTACTTGGTTGGGGCACAAAGAGAAGTTTGTATCATGTTGGACAAACAAAGTCTTACATTTTGGAAACACCACTACGTGTAGAGTGGAGAGTGCACATGCTCAGCTAAAGCAGTGGCTCAACTCTAGTACCGGTGCTCTAAACACAGTTTGGACGAAGGTGGACTGCGTTATACAGTCCCAGTTGACTGATATTAG GAAAACACTCGAGGGCTCCAGACAGACTATAGGCGTCCATCGACGAGGTTATCCATACGACCATGTCTCCTACAAAGTGTCCCACTACTGTCTTGATTTAGTGGCGAAGGAACTAAGGCGTATGAGAGAGTTGAGTTGCGATGTTCTAGTTCGTTGTGGTTGTGTGCTGAGAACAACACATCAGATTCCGTGTGCATGTGAGCTGAAAGCGGTGATTGATGCAGGTACAAT TCTGGACAGTATCCATTCGTTTTGGAAGACGCTTGTTATCGGTGACGGGGTTGAAACATCAGAACAAGCCGATTATGCCGCTTTTCAGTCAGAGGATCATCGGTACTTTTGCGGGGTTGTGGAGGAGGTGATGTCTCAAGATCCCTCTATTGTGCGCGACATATCTCATATTATCAACGAGCGACTTCATCCCGAAGAATCTGCTTATCTTGAACCAGAAGTAAAGAGCACGGTGAGAGGTAGACCGAAGGGGAGCACATCCACCAAGCGGAACCAGAGTGTTTGGGAGTACAGTCGTGGTCGTGGCCGTGCGAAGTCATCACAAGGTCGGGGCTACAGTGCTCCTACATCag ATTTTATCCCGAATTCAGAGCTTATTCCTGGAATCATATTGCCATTTGTCACGAAATATGTGGACGTGGATGGCGACGGGAACTGTGGGTTTCGCGTTGTCGCAGATTACATATACGGTGATCAAAACAAGTGGGGTTTCATAAGAAGAAGCATTGCAAATGAACTAGCCGGCAACCCTGGCCTATATGACGGTCTTTGCAGTGATGGGATCCAAGCGGCCATTTCACGTATTAGGTGGGAAGGGGAGGCATGTGGGCGCGATCACTGGATGCAGGTTATAGATGACTTGTTCCCCATTGCCACTCTCTTCAATGTAGCTGTCATTTTCATAAATGGCGCGACGAACTCACAGCCGGGTTTTGGTACGTGTACAATTCTGCCTTTACATTCATCTGATATCGACTCACGGCCACTGAGAGAGATAGTGATACTATTTTTGGGTAGATACGCTCATTTTGTTCGTCTAGATTTATGTGATAATTTTCCAGTCCCTCCTATTGCCTCCTTGTGGTTCACAAACAGGGATGCTACCGTTGAGTATTTGGAGGGATTGTACGTTCTCAGGAGAGCGCAATGGCAGAGATTGTTAGATGCTTATGTTTGA